The following coding sequences lie in one Pseudomonas monsensis genomic window:
- the fmt gene encoding methionyl-tRNA formyltransferase, translated as MTEPLRIVFAGTPEFAAEHLKALLNSPYEIVAVYTQPDRPAGRGQKLMPSPVKQLALENNIQVLQPPTLRNADAQAELAALKPDLMVVVAYGLILPQAVLDIPRLGCINSHASLLPRWRGAAPIQRAVEHGDAESGVTVMRMEAGLDTGPMLLKVVTPISADDTGGTLHDRLAEMGPPAVVQAIAGLAAGTLEGEVQNDALATYAHKLNKDEARIDWSRPAVELERLVRAFNPWPITHSTLNGEALKVLAATLAEGKGAPGEVLSASKDGLIVACGEQALCLTRLQLPGGKALNFSDLFNSRREKFAVGTVLGAVVDAQ; from the coding sequence TGCGCATCGTTTTTGCCGGTACCCCGGAATTTGCCGCCGAACACCTCAAGGCCCTGCTGAACAGCCCTTACGAGATCGTTGCGGTCTACACCCAGCCGGATCGTCCGGCCGGTCGTGGGCAAAAACTGATGCCGAGCCCGGTCAAACAACTCGCCCTGGAAAACAATATCCAGGTGTTGCAGCCACCGACCCTGCGCAACGCGGATGCTCAGGCAGAGCTTGCCGCATTGAAGCCGGACTTGATGGTGGTGGTCGCCTACGGCCTGATTCTGCCGCAAGCGGTGCTGGATATTCCGCGCCTGGGTTGCATCAACAGTCACGCTTCGCTGCTGCCACGCTGGCGCGGTGCGGCGCCGATCCAGCGCGCCGTGGAACACGGTGATGCCGAAAGCGGCGTGACCGTGATGCGCATGGAAGCCGGCCTCGATACCGGGCCGATGCTGCTCAAGGTCGTCACCCCGATCAGCGCCGACGACACCGGCGGCACGCTGCACGACCGTCTCGCCGAGATGGGCCCGCCAGCGGTGGTGCAGGCGATTGCCGGCCTGGCCGCAGGCACGCTCGAAGGCGAAGTGCAGAACGACGCGCTCGCCACCTACGCGCACAAACTGAACAAGGACGAAGCACGCATCGACTGGAGCCGTCCAGCAGTCGAGCTGGAACGTCTGGTGCGCGCCTTCAACCCGTGGCCGATCACCCACAGCACGCTCAACGGGGAAGCGCTGAAAGTACTGGCGGCAACACTTGCGGAAGGCAAGGGCGCGCCAGGCGAAGTGCTCAGCGCCAGCAAGGACGGTTTGATCGTCGCTTGCGGCGAGCAGGCGCTGTGCCTGACCCGCCTGCAATTGCCCGGCGGCAAGGCGCTGAACTTCAGCGACTTGTTCAACAGCCGTCGTGAGAAATTCGCCGTCGGAACCGTGCTCGGCGCCGTGGTGGACGCGCAATGA